The region TCTTCTCGCTTTCGCGCACGCGCAGATCCTTCATGAACTCGATGTGAATGTCCATCATCTCGCGCGACACCTTCTCATCGTCTGGGGCATTCTTGGCGTAGCGCAGCTTGTGCTCGGCGTGATCCAGCCAGTCGAACAGAGCCTGGACACGGGCATTCAGCTTCTCAGCATCGACCAGGGCCACCTCGAGACGCTCGCCGCGTTTGCCGACAGCACTCTTGACCTCCTCCCAAATGGACTGCAGCTCATCCAGCTGGCGTCCCACCTCGGGATTGTTGCCCGATCGCTCCAGATCGCGTCCGGTCTTTAGCACGCCCTGCATCTGAGCGGCCCGCTTCTGCAGATCCTGCTCGATGTGCTTATGGTGCTCGCACAGTCCTTGAACCGTCTCCAGGTCGCCGTGGACGGGTCCGTTCTCATTAAGGCGACTCTTGGCCTTCTTCAGCCACTCGAAGAGTTCGCCCAAAGCATCACTGAACTGACCCGATAGCAGGAGGGCCTCCTCCAACTTGCGCTGGCGTTCGATGCTCTTGGACCAGACTCGGGTCCACTGCTCCTTCAGCTCAAGCAGCATCTTGTCCAGCACAGGGCGGTCGCCCTTGGGCGCTCGCTCCATGAGGTTCTTGCCAGTGCGCATGGTGCCGTCGTAGACCGTCTGCTTGGCAGCCAGCTGGCGATGGGTCTCCTTCAGCTTGGCGATGTACTTCTTGATCTTTTGCGGCTCCTTCGAGGCAGTAGCCTCCTCGATGATCTGGTCTAGGACCTGCTCGGTCTCCTGCAGATACTGCATCATGCCACTCCAGGCATCGTTGAACTCACGCGCCTCCTTGTAGCCATGATCCAGAGCCCTGGTGCGCTCCGCTGCCTTGCTGACAACGCGCTCCCAGCGATGCTGCACGGAAACAAGCAGATTCTTGATAAGGATCACGTCCTGCTTTTGGCTGAAGTACTTGAGATGTGTGCCCTTcttgtccagcagcagcatggccTCGCGGTGTGTGCTCACGTCCTTCTGCAGAACCTTGTGCTCCTCCATCTGGGCTTGGATGGTCTCCAGAACGCGCGAGACGGCATCGGCATTCGACAGCTGCTTTTCGGCTTGGGTCAGCCACTCAACGAACGCCTGCAGGGTATCGTGGAACTCTGTGGCTTCCTTAAGGGCAATCTCCAGCTTGATCTTCTTGTCGGATGCCCTCGAGACGACGGCATCCCAGCGCTGCTTCAGCGTGCGCAGCGTGTGCTGCAGATTGCTGGAGGAGACCTTCATCTGGTTCTGGCGCTTGATGTACTCCTGGCCCTGGGCCTGGATCGTCTCCACCTTGGGCCTGTTTTCATCCAGCTCGTTGTACACCTCCATGAAGCGCTCCAGTTGCTCTGTGGCCGTCTCAGGAAGGCCGCCCACAGGCTTGCTGGCTCCAATAACGGCATCCACATCGCCCAGCCATCCCAGGATGTCCTGGACCTCGGATATGTAGCCGTGCGCCTCTCGCAGAGCCTCCTCCAGCTCATGCTGGCGGTCGCTGGccttctgcagcagctgcttccaTTCGTTGTTCAGCTTGCGCAGCTTCTCCTGTGTAGTCGACGCCTCGACGGAACCTTTCTCCGTCTCGATGAGCTGCCGTCCAGCATCGTTCAGCGTATCCACTGAGTTCTGGTGCGCCTGTATATCGTTGGCCAGCACCTTCAGCTTGGCCAACTCAACCTCGAGCAGTTGTGGGTCCCCGGGTATCTGTAAAGGATTCAACCAAAGGTTACACCTACTTCTGGCTGGGATTCGACCCGAGCTTTAGCGCTTACCGGTTTCAACTGATCCAAAGTGCCGTCCGTCCTGTCGATCCAGACCAGCAGCTCGTTGAGAGCGTGCTGGAATTGACCCAAGTGGAGGAGGGCGTGCTCCAGTTGCTTCTGTCTGTCGACCATGCCGCGCAGCAGAGACTCCCAGCGACGATTGACCACCGACAGGGGCTCCCGAATAGATGCCGCTTGCTCGGGTGAAGTGCGTTCCGTCAGTTCTACAGCTTGTCTGTAAGGAAGGATTCGGCGTGGGATTAGAAAGGGTATCCCGGTACATAGATGCGCAAACATTTTCAGAAAAAGCAAGCGAAGCAATACAAATGCATGGCGCAAGTGTTTTGGGCAAACAATTCATGCAATTCTTGTACAAGTAGAGTACTTTGGGTGCATACTCGGGTAAGCAAAGACGCACGTGCCGCGACACCACAATACCCGGTACTcaatacagtatatatataaagtatatatataatcttATGATCTATGCaacttttaaaatatattcctATCCTCTTTCCAACTAATGACAAATATTCGAAGTGCTTTCATACCGCATATTCCATtacatctctctcttttcttttctctctgtttccATCAACGAATTACCATCCGACCGTTATATATCGCTCACTCCGCCGTCCACCAGAAAGATATGGACTTGATGGGACTCTTCTCGCTGTCACTTACACCTTTAGGAATCGAACAAACCCCCACAATAtttgagtaccgggtataaaaagcaaaTGCGTTTAGATCACGCCTTCAGTTGGTTTACTCCATCGAGCGTGCACTGTGTAAATCTGTGGCAATCGAAAAACATGCTCGGCTCAGCTTAAATGAACCAAAGACCAAAGATCTCAGTAGATCCAGTGATCAGGTATCAGGTATCAGATATCAGGCACTTAACAATACACATAACGTGAacaacgaacgaacgaacgcaCTAACGAGATTTTGATTGAGATTTCTTGCCTTTCTAGACCTCTGCCAATTCACACGATGATAGATACGACACCAGGGCGATAAAATATTAGATTTGGAAACAGCATTGAATTGATTCGAAGGCCTTACCTGTTTAATGCTTCTACTTCAACCATATGCGGATCGACTTCATCCTTGAACGACTTGAGTTGTTCAATCTGGCGCTTGACGGCATCAATGTCGGAGCCCACGGGTCCCAGATGGCCAAACTTGTCCTCGGCCTTGGTGAGGAACTTGAGCAGGTTCTGGAGAGTCTCGTGGAACTCCATGGCCTTCTCCATGGCATCGATGAGGTTCTCCTCGCGCTTTGCGTACAGAGCCGTGATGTTGTCCCAGGCATTGTCCAGGTCCTCGATGTGCTTCTTCACCTCGGGCTTGTCGGGCTCGCCGCACATGTTCATCAGGTTGCTGCCGTGACGGCGCACCTGCTCGACCTCGGGCTTGGTCTGGTCAATCTCATGGCGGATCTCCTGCAGGGCCACCTGCTGCTTCTTGATGTCCTGAGGCTGGGCTGCCGGCGGCTCCTGGCAAGAGAGCGTCTCTTCCAGATCCTTGAGGGTCTTCATCACGCTGTTGAGCTGCTTCCAGAAGGGCTCGGCCACGCTCAGGATATCATCCAGCGAGCTGCCGCGCTTCTTCGTGGCCTTCTGCACATCGTTCCACAGGTTGTTGAGCTTCTCCAGCTTCGCCTTGATGTCGCGCACAGCCGGATCGGCCTTGTTGCCCGCTTTGGCAATGACATCGTTGGCCGCCCGCTGCACAGCGCTGAATGCATCCTGCCGCTTGTCCAGGTCATCCATAAGGGCGTCGTTGTCCTCGATCTGCTCGCGTATCTTCTGGGGCAGGGCCGAGAGGGGATCCAGCTGGTTCACCTGATCCACTGTGTTGGCCAGGGCACGCAGCATTCCCTCCAGCTTGTCCGAGAACTGACTGGACTCCTGCAGAGCACTCTCCAGCGCCTGCTGGCGCTCGCGGAGCTCTAGACGGAGGGCAGCATAGCGCGCGTTGTCCGTGTCGAGGATCTCGTTGATCTTCGAGCCGTCCTCGTCGGCCACCAGGGCGCCCAGTGCCTCGCCCGTCTTGTTCAGCTTGTCCAGGAGTGGCTTGTGCTCCGCAATGGACTGCAGCAGACGCTCGTTCTTGTCCTGCTGCAAGGTGATCTGGTCGGGACGCAGAGCGGGCATGCTCAGGCGTGAGATCTGCTGCTCCATGTCATCCAGCCAGGTCGTCAGACCTTGATGCGAGTCGGCAAAGTGCTCCGAAAGGGGCAGGGCTTGCTCCAGGATGCCCAGACGCTCGCTGCACAGCTGGGCCACTGTGTCGACGATCTCCTTGAGATCATCTAGCTTCTCGCGCAGCGTGGCCGTGTTCTCGCTCTGCGGCGACTCCCGCAGAACCTTCTTGGAGGCAGCGGTCACGTCTCGCACGCGTCCCTTCTGACTGGATATGTCGTCGTTGATCGAGCGATGCTCTTGCAGCTGGGCACGCACCAGCTTCGGCTCCATGGCCGGATGGTCGGCCTCGCGCAGTGTGGTGTCCATCTCGCGGAACCACTCGAGCAAGTCGTCGATGTCGCCGGTCACCTCCTTGGCCCGCTGGTTGCTCAAATGCAGCCGCTCGGCCTTGCGCTGGATCTGCTCCACGATGGAGTCGAAGCGACGGTTGTCGCGCGTCACAATACTCTCGATGGTCGCTGCCCCCTCGCCGGGGGACAGTTGTCCCAGCTGCGGACCCACCTGGTTGATGGTGTCCAGAATGGGGCGCATATCGGCCAGTTCACCCTCCAGTCGCAGGACGTCCGCCTGACGGGGCTCGCTGGGAGCTAGCGCTGTCTCGGCCGTCTGCATCCACTCCACCAGACGGGTGTGTGCCTCGTGGAACTGCTGCACCAGTGGCAGGGCATTCTGGGCGCTCTTCAACAGATCCCCACCGCGATTGGTCAGATCCCCGTAGCGGCGCTGCAGCGAGTCGAGCTTGTCCTTCAGCTGGATGGCCTCGTCGTTGGATATGTGCTTCATCAGCTCGGCGCCGGTCTCCACGGTAGCCTCCACATTCGATGCGTGACCGGCAATGTTCTCGTTAAGCTCCAGCAGATGGTCCATCTGCTCCAGCAGCTTCTCGGCGTACACGGGCACGGACTTGAAGCGCTTCAGCTCGTTCTCCATGCTCTCCATCCAGGCTACAAGATCTTGGTAGCTGAGGACCAGGTGACGCAGTCCCTGGCGGGACTCGGCGAGCAGGGCGCCGATGTTATCGCTGGCATCGACCAGGCCGGTATATCGCTCGGTCACGCCTCGCACCTTCTCGCCCAGATTGACGGCCTCCTCGTCGCTAACGAGATGCATCAGCTGGGCGGCCACAtcggccaggtcggtgaaatCGGGCTTCTTGCCGAGAATCTCGTCGTGGAGACGGTCGTGCTCGCGTATCCTCTGCTGGATCTTCTCCTCGTCGGTGGGTATCAATTCCATCGACTTGACGGCGCGCTCTGTGCCGTCCAGCCACACTTCGAGGGGACTGATCTTGTCGTGGAATCTCTTGGCCACCTCCATGGCTTCCTCCAGGTCCTGTTCGCGTTGCTCGGCTCCGTCGGTGAGGGCATCGAAGCGCTTCATCAGATCGTTCAGCTGCTTCTCGATGGAAGCCCGTTCGGAGGGCTCGCAGTGATTGGCCACTTCCTGGCCGAGATTGGCCAGAGAGCCCATGGAATTCTGGCGATCGAGGAGCATCTTCTTCAGGAACTTTTGCTCCTGCAGCTGGGCCTTGACCACCTTGTAGTCGGAGCTGGGCGGCTTCTGGTTGGCCACCATCTCCTCGGTGTCGCTCAGCCACTTGGAGAGGCCGGCGAGGGCCTCCTGGAACTTGCCCGATTGGAGCAGGGCCACGTCCAACCGACGATCGCGCTCGTTCATGCGCTCCTTCAGGTCATTCCAGCGGTCGTTCAGCTTCTCCAGATCCTTCTCGATCGTGCTGGTCGAGACCCCGGTGCCGGCAGACCGCACCAGATCCCGTCCGGCCACATTGACTTTGTCGACATTGATGGCCAGAGGCTCCACCTTTCGCTCCCTGAACTGGCGGAAGTCCTCCTGCTGGCGACGTATCTGGTCTAGTTCGGAGCCCACGGGCTTCATGCGTTTGAACTCCTCGCTCACGTCCTGGATGTCGTCGAGGGTCTGCGACTGGTTGTCGTAGAACTCGCGCAGGGCCTTAAGCGTGGCCTGCAAGTTTTCCTCGTGATCTCTCACTCGGTTGTCCAAGCGACCCAGAGTCTTGCGCAGCGTGGAGATTTGCTCGCGCGTCTGAGTGGTGTCCGCGGCAAAGCCAGCGTCCACCAGAACATCAGCGGCACGCTCAGCATCTTCGAGGCGACCCACCAGGCGGTCCAGCCTGTTCTGGATCTTGCCAACAtcgtccagctgctgctgcacgatCTTGATTTCGCGTGCGGGCGGCGACAGCTTCTCGATCTCCGTCTCCAGGTCATTCAGATCGATGCCCAGGCTCTTCATTTGCTCATTGAACTGGGACACGGCTGTGGCAGCCGACTGCAGTTCGCCGCAGCGATCATCCAGGCGTCCCTGTAGCTCGGACAGGCGATCGGCCAGACCGTCCACTTCGCTAGTCAGATGATCGGCATCGCCGCCGGCAGCTCTGGCCTCGGCGCTTATGTCCTTGGCCAGAGCCTTGAGCGACTGCAGGGGCTTGCTCAGGTTTGTCAACTCCTCGCGTATGGCCTTGACGCGCTCCAGCAGTTTGGGATCCTTGGCAGCTCCACCCAAAGCATCGTGGGCGGCGAGGCGATCCTCGCAGCGGCCCAGCGAATGATCCAGATTGCGCAGCTCATCATTGAAGTCGCCCAGGCGACGCGAGCAGTTCTCAATCTCGTGGGCACGGGCAATGAGGTCGTTGTTGAGGCGCTCCCAGCGATCGCGGATGTCCTGCAGCTCGGCCTTGATGGGCTCCTTGTCGATGTCGCAACTGGTAAGGAAGGTCTCGCCCAGACCCTTGGTGTTCTCGAACTCCCCGGAGTGCTTCCACACTTCGTTGCGGAAGGTCTGCAGGTCGCGCAGTCGCGTCTCCAGCTTCGCCTTGGACAGCACGCCGGGCGTCAGGTCGGACAACTTGTCCTCTGCGGTGCGCAGCCAGGCGAGGAATGTCTCCGAGGTCTGCGAGTACTTCTTGCAGTGCTCCATGCAGGTCTGCAGTCGTGTGTGCCGGTCGACGGCCTCGCGACGCAGCTTCTCCCACTGCTGTTGGATGCGCTCCAGGTCGCGCTTGACGCTGCGATCCTGCTGGCGGTCGGACAGATCCTTGCCCTTGTTGATCAGCATGATCACCTCGTGCTCGCGGGCCATCACCTCGCGGTAGATGGGCTCATGGGTGTCGATCTGGTGCTGCAGCGTCGGCTTGTGGGCGGACACCAGCAGACGATCGCTCAGATTCGAGAGCTCGCCCGAAAGCCAGCCGAGGGTCTTGGAGCAGTTCTCGGCAAAGTGACGGCCATCGCGTAGTGAGGCCTCTGTCTCGGCCTTCTTGGTATCCAGCTTCTTCTGGAGCGCCAGGTACTGCTTCTCCAGGGCGGCAACGCGGCTGTTGACATCAGCCCGCGAAGCAGGATCCCCGAGAATGTTGCACAGTGTGGCCGCGGACTGTTCCACGTCGGCCAGGAGAGGGCGCTGGCCCTCCAGTTGTCGCTCCAGGTTCTCGATTTTGCGCAGATTCTCCTGGTGATCCCCATCCAGGGGCAGAGTGTCCAGGCTGTCGCTGATGTTCTGCAGGGCCTCGCGCAGCCGATTGACGGCCGCATCGAACTCCTTGGAACTGTCGGCGGCGCCGCCTAGGCTGTTGGCGCGATCATCGAGCTTGCCCACCAGATCCTCCCACTTGCCGATTATGTCCTTGAGCTTGATCTCGACGGCCTGGGCATCGGGTGTGCCGGCCAAATGGTCGACCACATCGTGTCCCAACTCCTGCAAGTGCTTCAGTTGAGGCTGCTGGGTGCGGAACTCCTCGCGGAGGACTTGGACCTGCTGTACCTGGCTCTGAACCATGCGGGGGTCCGAGGAGATGGGTCCCAGGACCGTCAGCATGCGCTCCTTGCTGTCCAGCCAGCCCTTCAGGTTGCCGTGGGTGTCAAGGAAGTCGCGCAGCTTCTCGGCGAAGGCGATGCGGTTCTTGCAGATGTCGTTGAGATTCTTCCACTTCTCCTGGATGCCATCGTTCTCGAGGCGCAGCTGCTCGGCGCCTGGGACGTCCGATTTGCGTCGCAGGATGTCCTTGACCTGGGCCTTGGTGGTGTCTAGCAGGCTCTGCTTCTCGTACATGTCCTCGAGGATCTTGCGCGCCTGCTTGATGCAGCGCTCGGCCTCCTCCTTGTTGGAGACTGACTCCTTGGGCAACTGGCGCTGAATGCGCTCCAGGAACTGTGCAAGACCCTTGAGGTTCTCGTACTGCTTGCGCAGCTCCTCGCTCAGGTTGTCCAGCTCGTGCTGGCGATCGTTGAGCCGCACGCCAATGAGCCCGTAGCGATTGTTGATCTcgctcagctgctgctgcaccggAGACAGCTCGGACAGCTGGAAGCCGTCCTGAGAGGATCTGCGGCTACCGAATCCACTGGAACCAGTCGATAGTGGCGACAGAATGCCTCCCttggtggggctggggctccTGGCGTTCTGCTCCGCTCCAGACATGCGTCGCAACGGACTCGTCCGCTTGATCGGGCTGTACGTGGAACGCTTGCGCGCGGGGCTCTCGGGCCGAATCAAAGCGTCGTACTGCGCTCCCACATCGTTGATCTTGTCAATGATGGGAGCGTAGTCACGATAGTCCTTGCATATGGGCTTCAGTTCGTCGTGCTGCTGCCGTATGCGGTCCAGGTCAATGGCCACCGGCGGCAGTCCGTTGACGCGTGCCTCCGTGCTGGCCAGCCAGGAGAGCACCTGGTCCTTGAGTCCCTCGTaggccagctgctgctcagcCTTCTGCTTGGACAGCTTTGCCCGCTCATCgatgctgatgttgatgttgcGCCACTGCGACTCCAGAGCCTTGATGCGATCCCGCAGGCCTCCGGTGTCGGTGACATCGCGCAGACTAATCAGATCCTTGCCCTGGCGTACACACTCCTCGAACTGGGGCGCCAGTTGATCCTTGTCGCGCGACAGTTCGTGCATGCGGCGGGCCAGCTCCTCGGTGGACAGCAGACTGGTCTCGCGACTGTCCAGTGCCTCCTGCAAGCTGCCCATGCGTTGCTCCACAGTGCTGATCTCGTCCAGATACCGGCTGAGGCGGATGTAGACATCATCCAGGAACTCGCCCCGCTTGTTGACCTTTTCGTAAAGCTTCTCAAACTTGCCTGTGACGTCGTTCAGATTGGCCTCCACCTTCTTGGCGATGCGCGCATTCGAGGCGCTGGCTAGCAAATGTTTGGCCGAGATCTGGACGCTGTCGATGCTGGCCTGGTGCGACTGCAGATCGGCTAGCAGAACCTTGTGCTCGCGTATTTGCTCCTGGAGGCGCTCCTTGATGAGCGAGGCGGGACGCAGGTTGAGCTTGTACTTGTCCTCGGCCTGGCTGACCCAACCTCCCAGACTATCCAGGGCGTCCTGCACGCCCTGCGACTGCACGAGCGTCTTGTCGAGATTCTTGCAGTGCTCGCCCAGGTtgtccagcagctgctggtaACCGTTCTTCAGGTCGGCGATGGGCAGCTCCAGCTGGTTGATTTCCATGGGGCTGAGCTGGCCGCCGAGGCTGCGCAGCAGGTTGTCGAGTGCCTGCTGTGCGTTGTCCACCAGGCGGCCGCTAGAGAGGAGCTCGTTATGCAGGGCCTTGGCCTCGTTCATCTGATCCTGGACGGCCTTGGGATCGCCGGCAATCGGCTCGGAGATGAGGCGGGACACGCGAGGATGCACGCTCCTCAGCCACTCGCTGGCCTTGTCCAGCGCATCCTGATACTCCCGTTGGCGTCCGCCCAGTCCAGATACGCGATCCTGCAGGGCATTCACGCGGTTCAGCAGATCCTTGTATTGGGCCGAGACCAGCGACACCTCCTGCCGGATGGGGCTCTCGGCACTGGCCAACGGCTCGACATGGGGCAGCCTCTCCGGCAGCGAAGTGCGAAAATCATTGAGTATCCCAAGGAACTCCTTGCTCTCGTCCACAAACTTCTGCGCGGCCATGGTGATGAAGCGCAGATCGGCCTGGTGGCCAATCACATCGCTGACAAACTCGCGGATGGAGTCTGCCTGGGATCCGAGTCGTGTCAGATCCGACAGCGAGCGCTCCTTGTCCTCGAGGGTGCGTCGGGCCATTTGCAGCCAGTCGGAGAAGACGTCCAGTTCGCTGCGCAGCTTCGTGAGCTCATCACGTCCCGCCTCCAGGCGGCGCAGCAGACGCACGGTGCGATCGTTGACACGATCCACGCGTGAGCGCAGCTCCCGTCCGGAGTTCTCCAAAGTGGTCACTTCTGGGGCGGAGAGGACATCGCCGCCAGTGAGCACAAT is a window of Drosophila pseudoobscura strain MV-25-SWS-2005 chromosome 3, UCI_Dpse_MV25, whole genome shotgun sequence DNA encoding:
- the shot gene encoding dystonin isoform X38 — its product is MMDRESLSEWAKDKPLSILQLDPADRAVLRIADERDAIQKKTFTKWVNKHLKKANRRVVDLFEDLRDGHNLLSLLEVLSGEHLPREKGKMRFHMLQNAQMALDFLRYKKIKLVNIRAEDIVDGNPKLTLGLIWTIILHFQISDIVVGKEDNVSAREALLRWARRSTARYPGVRVNDFTSSWRDGLAFSALVHRNRPDLLDWRKARNDRPRDRLETAFHIVEKEYGVTRLLDPEDVDTNEPDEKSLITYISSLYDVFPEPPSIHPLFDMESQRRVHEYRDLAQQFIYWCREKTAYLQERSFPPTLIEMKRLLSDLQRFRSEEVSARKREKSKLIQIYKELERYFETVGEVDVEAELRPDAIEKAWYRMNTALQDREVILQQEIERLERLQRLADKVQREIKHVDQKLTDLETRIVEEGRRIERLHPVDAKSIVESLETEIRHLEEPIQDMNQDCHVLNEGRYPHVSELHKKVNKLHQRWAQLRTNFHTNLVQKLSGLKYPVHETTVTRQTRMVVESRQIDTNPHFRDLQDHIEWCQNKLKQLLAADYGSDLPSVKEELDRQQHEHKIIDQFHSKILNDERQQTKFTGDELNLYQQRLNQLQKVYAELLSTSTKRLSDLDSLQHFLGQASAELQWLNEKEQVEITRDWADKQLDLPSVHRYYENLMSELEKREMHFATILDRGEALLNQQHPASKCVEAHLTALQQQWAWLLQLTLCLEVHLKHATEYHQFFGEIKDAEQWLAKRDEILNSKFSQSDFGLDQGETLLRGMQDLREELNSFGETVATLQRRAQTIVPLNKRRQPVNRQGPVQAICAYKQQGQLQIEKGETVTLLDNSGRVKWRVRTAKGQEGSIPGACLLLPPPDQEAIDAAERLKRLFDRSVALWQKKHLRLRQNMIFATIRVVKGWDFDQFLAMGPEQRTAIRRALNDDADKLLSEGDPNDPQLRRLRREMDEVNRLFDEFEKRARAEEESKQASRIFTEECIAIKGKLEDMARELDQIILAPLPRDLDSLEHVLEIHGDYERRLHLLEPELKHLQETFRTIALKTPVLKKSLDNLMELWKELNTQSGLHKDRLKLLEASLAGLEDNEHVISELENELARHHDLPSTAEGLQQVFKQLTQMQDIITQQQPQMDKMNDAADQLGRMGVPTKVLGDLKRLHSNVERLNTRWSAVCNQLGERMRSCETAIGLMKNLQSSVQVEESWVDGTTERLSAMPTATSAYELDKLLGAAIERKPKIENVNVAGGRLIREAKIYDSKCLRFVDWLLEARPSFSPPRRDLRPADSDPGATQYYSQRLDNLNTKYDRLLEQLSQRLKTAIEVNGSDGLQYAESLQKPLKTFRVDFSAGSVPTGDGHAARPEDLYTTTYSTTQFSSTKTTKSSSKSIYSSDNLDPASQELANASPIGTQIQFNEIRTLKRSQQFPGGNSVLDIAGIRDPRTGRILTIGEAIQLRILDVRTGEMLVGDRRITLEQAAEQGLIDSQLARQLLQPGAGRDPSGRELSLLEVIQREISEAESGYETAEKRIKQAVFEKFNMCEENVNDLLKWVTTVEQKISSVGGPREKIDELRNQINALKQIKDEIESQQRPVATCLEQIRQIVLTGGDVLSAPEVTTLENSGRELRSRVDRVNDRTVRLLRRLEAGRDELTKLRSELDVFSDWLQMARRTLEDKERSLSDLTRLGSQADSIREFVSDVIGHQADLRFITMAAQKFVDESKEFLGILNDFRTSLPERLPHVEPLASAESPIRQEVSLVSAQYKDLLNRVNALQDRVSGLGGRQREYQDALDKASEWLRSVHPRVSRLISEPIAGDPKAVQDQMNEAKALHNELLSSGRLVDNAQQALDNLLRSLGGQLSPMEINQLELPIADLKNGYQQLLDNLGEHCKNLDKTLVQSQGVQDALDSLGGWVSQAEDKYKLNLRPASLIKERLQEQIREHKVLLADLQSHQASIDSVQISAKHLLASASNARIAKKVEANLNDVTGKFEKLYEKVNKRGEFLDDVYIRLSRYLDEISTVEQRMGSLQEALDSRETSLLSTEELARRMHELSRDKDQLAPQFEECVRQGKDLISLRDVTDTGGLRDRIKALESQWRNINISIDERAKLSKQKAEQQLAYEGLKDQVLSWLASTEARVNGLPPVAIDLDRIRQQHDELKPICKDYRDYAPIIDKINDVGAQYDALIRPESPARKRSTYSPIKRTSPLRRMSGAEQNARSPSPTKGGILSPLSTGSSGFGSRRSSQDGFQLSELSPVQQQLSEINNRYGLIGVRLNDRQHELDNLSEELRKQYENLKGLAQFLERIQRQLPKESVSNKEEAERCIKQARKILEDMYEKQSLLDTTKAQVKDILRRKSDVPGAEQLRLENDGIQEKWKNLNDICKNRIAFAEKLRDFLDTHGNLKGWLDSKERMLTVLGPISSDPRMVQSQVQQVQVLREEFRTQQPQLKHLQELGHDVVDHLAGTPDAQAVEIKLKDIIGKWEDLVGKLDDRANSLGGAADSSKEFDAAVNRLREALQNISDSLDTLPLDGDHQENLRKIENLERQLEGQRPLLADVEQSAATLCNILGDPASRADVNSRVAALEKQYLALQKKLDTKKAETEASLRDGRHFAENCSKTLGWLSGELSNLSDRLLVSAHKPTLQHQIDTHEPIYREVMAREHEVIMLINKGKDLSDRQQDRSVKRDLERIQQQWEKLRREAVDRHTRLQTCMEHCKKYSQTSETFLAWLRTAEDKLSDLTPGVLSKAKLETRLRDLQTFRNEVWKHSGEFENTKGLGETFLTSCDIDKEPIKAELQDIRDRWERLNNDLIARAHEIENCSRRLGDFNDELRNLDHSLGRCEDRLAAHDALGGAAKDPKLLERVKAIREELTNLSKPLQSLKALAKDISAEARAAGGDADHLTSEVDGLADRLSELQGRLDDRCGELQSAATAVSQFNEQMKSLGIDLNDLETEIEKLSPPAREIKIVQQQLDDVGKIQNRLDRLVGRLEDAERAADVLVDAGFAADTTQTREQISTLRKTLGRLDNRVRDHEENLQATLKALREFYDNQSQTLDDIQDVSEEFKRMKPVGSELDQIRRQQEDFRQFRERKVEPLAINVDKVNVAGRDLVRSAGTGVSTSTIEKDLEKLNDRWNDLKERMNERDRRLDVALLQSGKFQEALAGLSKWLSDTEEMVANQKPPSSDYKVVKAQLQEQKFLKKMLLDRQNSMGSLANLGQEVANHCEPSERASIEKQLNDLMKRFDALTDGAEQREQDLEEAMEVAKRFHDKISPLEVWLDGTERAVKSMELIPTDEEKIQQRIREHDRLHDEILGKKPDFTDLADVAAQLMHLVSDEEAVNLGEKVRGVTERYTGLVDASDNIGALLAESRQGLRHLVLSYQDLVAWMESMENELKRFKSVPVYAEKLLEQMDHLLELNENIAGHASNVEATVETGAELMKHISNDEAIQLKDKLDSLQRRYGDLTNRGGDLLKSAQNALPLVQQFHEAHTRLVEWMQTAETALAPSEPRQADVLRLEGELADMRPILDTINQVGPQLGQLSPGEGAATIESIVTRDNRRFDSIVEQIQRKAERLHLSNQRAKEVTGDIDDLLEWFREMDTTLREADHPAMEPKLVRAQLQEHRSINDDISSQKGRVRDVTAASKKVLRESPQSENTATLREKLDDLKEIVDTVAQLCSERLGILEQALPLSEHFADSHQGLTTWLDDMEQQISRLSMPALRPDQITLQQDKNERLLQSIAEHKPLLDKLNKTGEALGALVADEDGSKINEILDTDNARYAALRLELRERQQALESALQESSQFSDKLEGMLRALANTVDQVNQLDPLSALPQKIREQIEDNDALMDDLDKRQDAFSAVQRAANDVIAKAGNKADPAVRDIKAKLEKLNNLWNDVQKATKKRGSSLDDILSVAEPFWKQLNSVMKTLKDLEETLSCQEPPAAQPQDIKKQQVALQEIRHEIDQTKPEVEQVRRHGSNLMNMCGEPDKPEVKKHIEDLDNAWDNITALYAKREENLIDAMEKAMEFHETLQNLLKFLTKAEDKFGHLGPVGSDIDAVKRQIEQLKSFKDEVDPHMVEVEALNRQAVELTERTSPEQAASIREPLSVVNRRWESLLRGMVDRQKQLEHALLHLGQFQHALNELLVWIDRTDGTLDQLKPIPGDPQLLEVELAKLKVLANDIQAHQNSVDTLNDAGRQLIETEKGSVEASTTQEKLRKLNNEWKQLLQKASDRQHELEEALREAHGYISEVQDILGWLGDVDAVIGASKPVGGLPETATEQLERFMEVYNELDENRPKVETIQAQGQEYIKRQNQMKVSSSNLQHTLRTLKQRWDAVVSRASDKKIKLEIALKEATEFHDTLQAFVEWLTQAEKQLSNADAVSRVLETIQAQMEEHKVLQKDVSTHREAMLLLDKKGTHLKYFSQKQDVILIKNLLVSVQHRWERVVSKAAERTRALDHGYKEAREFNDAWSGMMQYLQETEQVLDQIIEEATASKEPQKIKKYIAKLKETHRQLAAKQTVYDGTMRTGKNLMERAPKGDRPVLDKMLLELKEQWTRVWSKSIERQRKLEEALLLSGQFSDALGELFEWLKKAKSRLNENGPVHGDLETVQGLCEHHKHIEQDLQKRAAQMQGVLKTGRDLERSGNNPEVGRQLDELQSIWEEVKSAVGKRGERLEVALVDAEKLNARVQALFDWLDHAEHKLRYAKNAPDDEKVSREMMDIHIEFMKDLRVRESEKTETFEYAEDIIGKAYPDAIPIIKNWLSIIQQRWEEVRQWAINRESKLGLHLQSLKDLDDNIEELLAWLTGLEGTLLNLKHEQLPDEIPPVEKLIEDHKEFMENTARRQTEVDRACKPRQLPPGARKPSRSGKTPVFKGSRDQGLNARKGSRVTPTRDTPDRDRLPHYGPRFSPSSTGPELEFRSPRAKLLWTKWRDVWMLSWERQRLLNDHLLYLKDVERARNFSWDDWRKRFLKYMNHKKSRLTDLFRKMDKDNNGMIPRDVFIDGILNTKFDTSGLEMKAVADLFDRNGEGLIDWQEFIAALRPDWQERKPANDSDKIHDEVKRLVMLCTCRQKFRVFQVGEGKYRFGDSQKLRLVRILRSTVMVRVGGGWVALDEFLQKNDPCRADEHLAELMPIFEKIRAQDQVPCAFPIHMGAGGTVFVRCNTSRSVPLSPHVLHCHPTTHWVRERSVRSIPMSRPSRSSLSASTPDSLSDNEGSHGGPSGRYTPRKVTYTSTRTGLTPGGSRAGSKPNSRPLSRQGSKPPSRHGSTLSLDSTDDHTPSRIPQRKPSTASTASGTTPRPARLSVTTTTPGSRLNGSSTITRKTASGSASPAPTSNGGMSRSSSIPALTGFGFKPIRRNISGSTTPSGMQTPRKSSAEPTFSSTMHRTARGTTPTEKREPFRL